From Streptomyces sp. NBC_00683, one genomic window encodes:
- a CDS encoding STAS domain-containing protein, which translates to MTAQPSRPFTLVVEAGPGTARLHLVGDLDYDTSGELTRQADVCLTEIPDLRELHLDCARLRVCDSMGVATLLMIHRRTSARKTALHLDNPPPFLERILDLTGIRQLFVHAPASEQDEQTHTNEAGPTSHPPTAPTRRPTV; encoded by the coding sequence ATGACCGCACAGCCCAGCCGGCCCTTCACCCTCGTCGTCGAAGCAGGGCCGGGCACCGCACGCCTCCATCTCGTCGGCGACCTCGACTACGACACCAGCGGAGAACTCACCCGCCAGGCCGACGTCTGCCTGACCGAGATTCCCGACCTGCGCGAGCTGCACCTCGACTGCGCACGGCTCCGGGTGTGCGACTCCATGGGCGTCGCCACGCTCCTGATGATCCACCGCCGGACCAGCGCCCGGAAGACAGCGCTCCATCTGGACAACCCCCCGCCCTTCCTGGAACGCATCCTCGACCTCACGGGCATCCGGCAGCTCTTCGTGCACGCGCCCGCGTCCGAGCAGGACGAGCAGACACACACGAACGAAGCTGGGCCCACCTCGCACCCGCCCACCGCTCCGACGCGCAGGCCCACCGTCTGA